From one Brevibacterium sp. 'Marine' genomic stretch:
- a CDS encoding MFS transporter, protein MSEKIELGTIKTDVPARLDRLPWARFHWMVVVGLGSVWILDGLEVTMVGNVAARMTEEGSGIDMTAGQIGTAGAIYVLGACVGAIVFGQLTDRFGRRKLFLITLVLYLVATVATAFSFSPWYFFLVRFLTGAGIGGEYAAVNSAIDELIPARVRGRIDLIINGSYWLGAAGGAATTLLFLNTDILPKMIGWRLAFAVGMLLAIFVFVVRKNVPESPRWLFIHGQNDEAERIVGEIEDGIESETSQTLPPPKKTITVRQRTTISFVEIMKVAFTIYPKRAILCLVLFVGQAFLYNGITFNLGTIFNGFYGVAAATVPIFIILWSLSNFAGPVVLGRLFDTIGRKPMISFSYLGSAVVAVVLALVFNAEVGGEWLFLVILIVCFFLASSGASAAYLTVSEIFPMETRALAIAFFYAVGTAAGGIAGPTLFGGMIESGDRSQVAWAFCIGAAVMALGGVAELIFGVKAEGADLEDIARPLTAEDAESAEAAVESGSEQTERGERPESAAAAEQSASPEARSRRDRLRPGPGSAGVYAPWPSVSSRDVPPEVSANEVNGIIDFVRDMEPVGEVELYRAIGARRWGPGRFRAAVREAIRQGAVRRNRRGRLEYRSDRS, encoded by the coding sequence ATGAGTGAGAAGATCGAACTCGGGACGATCAAGACCGATGTGCCGGCACGGTTGGATCGGCTGCCGTGGGCCCGGTTCCACTGGATGGTCGTCGTCGGACTCGGCAGCGTGTGGATCCTCGACGGTCTCGAGGTCACGATGGTCGGCAATGTCGCGGCTCGGATGACCGAAGAGGGCAGCGGCATCGACATGACTGCGGGTCAGATCGGCACCGCCGGAGCCATCTACGTCCTCGGCGCCTGCGTCGGCGCAATCGTCTTCGGCCAGCTCACCGATCGATTCGGACGACGCAAGCTCTTCCTCATCACTCTCGTGCTCTATCTCGTCGCCACGGTCGCCACCGCGTTCTCCTTCTCTCCCTGGTACTTCTTCCTCGTCCGTTTCCTCACCGGTGCCGGCATCGGCGGCGAGTACGCAGCCGTGAACTCTGCCATCGACGAACTCATTCCGGCCCGCGTCCGCGGTCGTATCGACCTCATCATCAACGGCTCCTACTGGCTCGGTGCCGCTGGCGGGGCTGCGACCACCCTGCTGTTCCTCAACACCGACATCCTGCCGAAGATGATCGGCTGGCGTCTGGCCTTCGCCGTCGGCATGCTGCTGGCGATCTTCGTCTTCGTCGTGCGCAAGAACGTGCCCGAAAGCCCGCGCTGGCTGTTCATCCACGGCCAGAACGATGAAGCCGAACGCATCGTCGGTGAGATCGAAGACGGCATCGAGTCGGAGACCTCGCAGACCCTGCCGCCGCCGAAGAAGACCATCACCGTCCGGCAGCGGACGACGATCTCGTTCGTCGAGATCATGAAGGTCGCATTCACGATCTACCCCAAACGCGCGATCCTCTGTCTCGTCCTCTTCGTCGGGCAGGCGTTCCTCTACAACGGCATCACCTTCAACCTGGGCACGATCTTCAACGGATTCTACGGAGTCGCGGCAGCCACCGTGCCGATCTTCATCATCCTGTGGTCGTTGAGCAACTTCGCCGGCCCCGTCGTTCTCGGCAGACTCTTCGACACGATCGGTCGGAAACCGATGATCTCGTTCAGCTACCTCGGGTCGGCGGTCGTCGCCGTCGTCCTCGCACTCGTCTTCAATGCTGAGGTCGGCGGCGAATGGCTCTTCCTCGTCATCCTGATCGTCTGCTTCTTCCTCGCCTCGTCCGGTGCCAGTGCGGCCTACCTCACTGTCAGCGAGATCTTCCCGATGGAGACCCGAGCACTGGCGATCGCGTTCTTCTACGCCGTCGGCACCGCCGCCGGCGGCATCGCCGGTCCGACGCTCTTCGGCGGCATGATCGAGTCCGGTGATCGTTCCCAAGTGGCCTGGGCGTTCTGCATCGGGGCGGCCGTCATGGCGCTCGGCGGCGTGGCCGAACTGATCTTCGGAGTCAAAGCCGAAGGTGCCGACCTCGAAGACATCGCCCGACCATTGACGGCCGAGGACGCTGAGAGTGCCGAAGCCGCCGTGGAGAGCGGTTCTGAGCAGACCGAGCGAGGAGAGCGGCCAGAATCCGCCGCGGCGGCCGAACAGTCGGCGAGCCCCGAGGCTCGAAGCCGAAGAGATCGTCTGCGTCCGGGCCCGGGATCGGCCGGCGTCTATGCACCGTGGCCTTCGGTGTCCTCACGCGACGTCCCGCCCGAAGTCTCGGCCAACGAGGTCAACGGCATCATCGATTTCGTCCGCGACATGGAACCTGTCGGAGAGGTGGAGCTCTACCGTGCGATCGGAGCTCGCCGGTGGGGCCCCGGACGCTTCCGCGCGGCGGTGCGTGAGGCGATTCGGCAGGGAGCCGTCCGTCGCAATCGCCGCGGCAGGCTGGAATACCGAAGCGACCGGTCATAG
- a CDS encoding FAD/NAD(P)-binding oxidoreductase has protein sequence MAEYRYVIIGGGMAADSAAQGIREIDGEGSIAVISDDVDEPYTRPALSKRLWTDESFDESDNYFDTAEATGARISLATEATEVDVDAKSVRTSRGDFTYDKLLFVTGGHPKGIDLDEGERVICFRDFADYRRLRALSGQNLSIAVIGGGFIGTELAAALVQNKTRTTLIFDDDTLGGSIFPPDLAKQFHELYRCHGVTLVPGTKASGGHVDGNRVVLDCDGGSYEFDAVVVGLGIEPAARLAEDAGLDTDDGIIVDETLRTSQPDVFAAGDVARYPDKILGRQRVEHVDNATQMGRTAGRIMAGADESYTHTPYFYTNVFDFGYQAVGELDPGLRTVEDWQKPHSDGVVYYLGEDGRVRGVLMVNMEDRLDTAREILAEDWDHTPGDLVKRIS, from the coding sequence ATGGCTGAGTACCGTTATGTGATCATCGGCGGCGGGATGGCCGCTGACTCCGCGGCCCAGGGGATCAGGGAGATCGACGGGGAGGGTTCGATCGCCGTCATCAGCGATGACGTCGACGAGCCCTATACGCGTCCCGCGCTGAGCAAGCGGCTGTGGACCGACGAGAGCTTCGACGAGAGTGACAACTACTTCGACACCGCCGAGGCGACCGGCGCCCGGATCAGCCTCGCCACGGAGGCGACCGAGGTCGACGTCGACGCGAAATCCGTGAGGACGAGCCGCGGCGACTTCACCTATGACAAGCTGCTCTTCGTCACCGGCGGCCACCCGAAGGGCATTGATCTGGACGAAGGTGAGCGGGTCATCTGCTTCCGCGATTTCGCCGACTACCGCCGGCTGCGGGCTCTGTCGGGCCAGAACCTGAGCATCGCAGTCATCGGCGGCGGTTTCATCGGCACCGAACTCGCCGCCGCCCTGGTGCAGAACAAGACCCGAACGACTCTGATCTTCGACGACGACACCCTCGGCGGCTCCATCTTCCCGCCGGACCTCGCCAAGCAGTTCCACGAACTCTATCGCTGCCACGGAGTGACTCTCGTGCCGGGCACGAAGGCCTCGGGAGGGCACGTCGACGGCAATCGAGTGGTGCTCGACTGTGACGGCGGGTCCTATGAGTTCGACGCAGTGGTCGTCGGCCTCGGCATCGAACCGGCGGCCCGTCTCGCAGAGGACGCGGGCCTGGACACAGACGATGGGATCATCGTCGACGAAACGCTGCGAACCTCCCAACCGGATGTCTTCGCCGCCGGAGATGTCGCCCGCTACCCCGACAAGATCCTCGGACGACAGCGTGTCGAACACGTCGACAACGCCACCCAGATGGGCAGGACAGCCGGGCGGATCATGGCCGGTGCGGACGAGTCCTACACCCATACACCGTATTTCTACACGAACGTCTTCGACTTCGGGTACCAGGCGGTCGGGGAACTCGATCCCGGCCTGCGAACCGTCGAAGACTGGCAGAAGCCCCATTCGGATGGAGTGGTGTACTACCTCGGCGAGGATGGACGCGTCCGCGGAGTTCTGATGGTGAATATGGAGGATCGTCTCGACACCGCGCGGGAGATCCTCGCCGAAGACTGGGACCACACACCGGGTGACCTCGTCAAGAGGATCTCGTGA
- a CDS encoding SDR family oxidoreductase gives MDLNIRNRAALVTGASSGIGLETARQLLAEGAVVVMTGPEPDELKAAVDELAEFKERIYAHDADIADGESVAELAAYVAAEVGDLDILANLAGIHGAGGLFHEISQEGWDRTIDVDLMGPVRVTRAFLPGLRRGGWGRIVFVSSEDAVQPYDDELPYCAAKAGVLSLAKGLSRTYASEGLLVNTVSPAFIATPMTDEMMNERAQQKGTSFDEAIASFLREERPFMELGRRGRPEEVAKVIAFLCSDAASFVNGSNYRVDAGSVATI, from the coding sequence ATGGATCTCAATATTCGCAACCGTGCTGCACTGGTGACGGGGGCGAGTTCGGGCATCGGGCTGGAGACAGCCCGACAGCTCCTCGCCGAAGGAGCCGTCGTCGTGATGACCGGACCCGAACCCGACGAACTCAAAGCCGCGGTCGACGAACTCGCCGAGTTCAAAGAGCGGATCTACGCCCACGACGCCGACATCGCCGATGGCGAATCGGTCGCCGAACTCGCCGCGTACGTCGCCGCCGAGGTCGGCGACCTCGACATCCTGGCCAATCTCGCCGGCATTCACGGAGCCGGCGGCCTGTTCCACGAGATCAGCCAGGAGGGCTGGGATCGAACCATCGACGTCGACCTCATGGGACCGGTCCGTGTCACGCGGGCGTTTCTTCCAGGACTTCGCCGAGGCGGCTGGGGCCGCATCGTGTTCGTGTCCTCCGAGGATGCGGTGCAGCCCTATGACGACGAGCTGCCGTACTGTGCGGCCAAAGCCGGCGTGCTTTCCTTGGCCAAGGGACTCTCGCGGACCTACGCCTCCGAAGGACTGCTGGTCAACACCGTCTCTCCGGCGTTCATCGCAACCCCGATGACCGACGAGATGATGAATGAGCGAGCCCAGCAGAAGGGAACGAGCTTCGATGAGGCCATCGCCTCGTTCCTGCGCGAGGAGCGTCCGTTCATGGAACTCGGTCGCCGCGGCCGACCGGAGGAGGTTGCCAAGGTCATCGCATTCCTCTGCTCGGACGCCGCGAGCTTCGTCAACGGGTCGAACTATCGCGTGGACGCCGGATCCGTCGCAACGATCTAG
- a CDS encoding NAD-dependent succinate-semialdehyde dehydrogenase, with protein sequence MTAKFNTTNPATGEVLKEFPTASDAEISAVIDASDAAFQSWRTTAVHDRTAPLARAADLMDERKWDLAELLTIEMGKLRAEAAAEVELAARILRYYAEEGPLLLSDERLEPASGGSAVMKCEPIGPILGVMPWNFPYYQVARLAAPNLVAGNTIILKHASNCPQSALAFEQVMNDAQLPSDCYRNVFADNDQIQTIIADERVRGASLTGSEGAGAAVAGGAGNNLKKSILELGGSDPFVVLDSADLDATVTAAVKGRMTNSGQSCIASKRLIVVEDLYDEFVDLLTAKMSQFVAGDPADSVTTMAPLSSEQAAQDLMEQVQDAIDHGAQVHTGGHRVDRPGAFVEPTVLTGVTKQMRAYSEELFGPVAVVYSVADEDEAVALANDSSFGLGGTVVSDDIEKAQRVADRIDTGMVWINQATWTEPDLPFGGTKRSGVGRELGAEGIREFVNKKLIRTP encoded by the coding sequence GTGACCGCTAAATTCAACACCACGAACCCGGCAACCGGAGAGGTTCTCAAGGAGTTTCCCACCGCCAGCGACGCGGAGATCTCCGCCGTCATCGATGCCTCCGACGCAGCCTTCCAGTCCTGGCGGACGACCGCTGTCCACGACCGCACTGCCCCGCTCGCTCGAGCGGCAGACCTCATGGACGAGCGCAAGTGGGATCTCGCTGAGCTCCTCACAATCGAAATGGGCAAACTGCGGGCTGAGGCTGCAGCAGAGGTCGAACTGGCAGCGAGGATTCTGCGCTACTACGCGGAGGAGGGACCCCTGCTGCTCTCCGACGAACGGCTCGAACCCGCCAGCGGAGGCAGCGCCGTGATGAAATGCGAACCCATCGGCCCGATCCTCGGCGTGATGCCGTGGAACTTCCCCTATTATCAGGTCGCCCGACTCGCCGCACCGAACCTCGTGGCAGGCAACACCATCATCCTCAAACACGCATCGAACTGTCCGCAGTCGGCCCTCGCCTTCGAGCAGGTCATGAACGATGCGCAGCTGCCGTCCGACTGCTATCGCAACGTCTTCGCCGACAACGACCAGATCCAGACGATCATCGCCGACGAACGGGTGCGAGGCGCATCGCTCACCGGCTCCGAAGGTGCCGGAGCAGCCGTGGCAGGGGGCGCCGGGAACAATCTCAAGAAGTCGATCCTCGAACTCGGCGGAAGCGACCCGTTCGTCGTCCTCGACTCCGCGGATCTGGACGCGACCGTCACCGCCGCCGTGAAAGGGCGGATGACGAACTCCGGCCAGAGCTGCATCGCCTCCAAGCGCCTCATCGTGGTCGAAGATCTCTATGACGAATTCGTGGACCTGCTCACGGCGAAGATGTCGCAGTTCGTCGCCGGTGACCCCGCAGACTCCGTCACCACGATGGCGCCGCTGTCCTCCGAGCAAGCCGCACAGGACCTCATGGAGCAGGTTCAGGACGCCATCGATCATGGGGCCCAGGTGCACACCGGCGGGCATCGTGTCGACAGGCCGGGTGCCTTCGTCGAACCCACGGTGCTCACCGGAGTCACGAAGCAGATGCGCGCCTACTCGGAAGAGCTGTTCGGACCGGTCGCAGTCGTCTACTCGGTCGCAGACGAGGATGAAGCGGTCGCTCTGGCCAACGACTCGTCCTTCGGCCTCGGCGGCACGGTCGTCAGCGATGACATCGAGAAGGCCCAGCGCGTCGCTGATCGGATCGACACCGGGATGGTGTGGATCAACCAGGCCACCTGGACCGAACCCGACCTGCCTTTTGGGGGCACGAAGCGCTCAGGGGTCGGACGGGAGCTCGGGGCCGAGGGCATCCGCGAATTCGTCAACAAGAAGCTCATCCGCACCCCATGA
- a CDS encoding glycosyltransferase family 2 protein has product MPDPLAREPLACTVVIPCRDEAPALPGVFSTIPERMEVIVVDNGSVDDTADVARRLGADVVHEEVAGYGAAVHTGILAATTPLVAVLDGDGSMDAGDLAELVTVVGRGTATMAIGRRRPETRDSWPWHARAGTAVLAWWIRHSSGFAVHDLAPMRVCRRDDLLALDIRDRRFGYPLELMIRASRAGWTVHEKDIVYRRRAQGTKSKVSGTVLGTWRTIVDFAGVLR; this is encoded by the coding sequence ATGCCCGATCCCCTTGCACGTGAGCCGCTTGCCTGCACTGTTGTGATTCCATGCCGCGACGAGGCACCGGCCCTGCCGGGAGTCTTCAGCACGATCCCCGAGCGCATGGAGGTGATCGTCGTGGACAACGGGTCGGTCGACGACACCGCCGACGTCGCCCGCCGCCTCGGCGCCGACGTGGTCCACGAAGAGGTCGCCGGCTACGGCGCCGCTGTGCACACCGGAATCCTCGCCGCCACGACCCCCTTGGTGGCAGTGCTCGACGGCGACGGGTCCATGGACGCCGGCGACCTGGCCGAGCTGGTCACCGTGGTGGGCCGCGGAACGGCTACGATGGCGATCGGTCGCCGCCGCCCGGAGACCAGAGACAGCTGGCCGTGGCACGCACGGGCCGGAACCGCCGTGCTCGCCTGGTGGATACGGCACAGCAGCGGTTTCGCGGTGCATGACCTGGCCCCGATGCGCGTCTGCCGTCGGGACGATCTGCTGGCCTTGGATATCAGAGACCGCCGGTTCGGCTATCCGCTGGAGCTGATGATCCGGGCGTCTCGAGCCGGTTGGACCGTGCACGAGAAGGACATCGTCTACCGGCGGCGCGCACAGGGAACGAAATCCAAGGTCTCCGGGACGGTGCTGGGGACGTGGCGGACCATCGTCGATTTCGCCGGGGTGCTCAGGTGA
- a CDS encoding DUF2064 domain-containing protein, which yields MSAAPTVLVVAKAPVPGQAKTRLAAAIGDEAAARIAAASLLDTLEVVNGLGWPVVIAMTGDLDQAARGGDIASACAGHRVIAQRGDSFASRLIAAHHDADSGHGVIQIGMDTPQVTTTDLEAAATALDSHDAALGLAEDGGWWVLAVRRPDWSSCLSAVPMSRPDTGVRTEEALLGEGARVAAVPVLADVDRWEDAHAVASLIPHSRFAAEVAHAADREQIGIQP from the coding sequence GTGAGCGCGGCGCCGACGGTACTGGTGGTCGCCAAGGCACCCGTCCCCGGTCAGGCCAAGACCCGTTTGGCGGCGGCCATCGGCGACGAGGCGGCCGCACGGATCGCCGCCGCGTCGCTGCTGGACACGCTCGAGGTCGTGAACGGCCTGGGCTGGCCCGTGGTCATCGCGATGACCGGTGACCTCGATCAGGCGGCCCGAGGAGGCGACATCGCCTCGGCGTGCGCCGGGCACCGGGTCATCGCCCAACGCGGCGACTCCTTCGCCTCCCGACTCATCGCCGCGCACCACGATGCCGACTCCGGGCACGGTGTCATCCAGATCGGCATGGACACGCCGCAGGTCACCACCACCGACCTCGAGGCTGCGGCAACGGCCTTGGACAGCCACGACGCCGCGCTCGGCCTGGCCGAGGACGGAGGCTGGTGGGTGCTGGCGGTGCGCAGGCCCGACTGGTCGTCCTGCCTGAGCGCGGTGCCGATGTCGAGACCCGACACCGGGGTACGCACCGAGGAGGCGCTCCTGGGCGAGGGCGCTCGGGTCGCCGCCGTTCCCGTCCTGGCCGATGTCGATCGGTGGGAGGACGCACACGCAGTCGCCTCCCTCATCCCGCACAGCCGTTTCGCCGCCGAGGTCGCACACGCCGCCGACCGTGAACAGATCGGAATCCAACCATGA
- a CDS encoding methyltransferase domain-containing protein translates to MTDTIDFAPLDALNAAMSGHDCDVVRADGTTIRLDVQQWIGAPDAADHALFLDRCTGPTLDVGCGAGRLAGALAARGGTALGIDVSPVAVRLAQERGATAVHGSIFDAVLDEGSWQYALLADGNVGIGGDPVRLLQRIRELMRPAGSVLVEVDAPGTGLAHERIRLRVRGQLTGAFAWSRVGADAIVDVAAAAGLHGCRLHSHGGRHVAELTRDGQA, encoded by the coding sequence ATGACCGACACCATCGACTTCGCACCGCTCGACGCCTTGAACGCCGCGATGTCGGGCCATGACTGCGACGTGGTCAGGGCGGACGGCACGACGATCCGTTTGGATGTCCAACAGTGGATCGGCGCCCCCGATGCCGCCGACCATGCGCTGTTCCTCGACCGCTGCACCGGCCCGACCCTCGACGTCGGCTGCGGTGCGGGACGTCTCGCCGGAGCCCTGGCCGCTCGCGGCGGCACGGCTCTGGGGATCGATGTCTCCCCCGTCGCGGTGAGGCTGGCCCAGGAACGCGGCGCGACCGCCGTCCACGGCAGCATCTTCGATGCCGTGCTCGACGAAGGCAGCTGGCAGTACGCTCTGCTGGCGGACGGAAATGTGGGCATCGGCGGAGATCCGGTCCGGCTGCTGCAGCGGATACGCGAGCTGATGCGCCCGGCAGGATCCGTCCTCGTCGAGGTCGACGCGCCCGGCACGGGACTGGCCCACGAGAGGATCCGACTCCGCGTGCGAGGACAGCTCACCGGCGCATTCGCCTGGTCACGCGTCGGTGCCGACGCCATCGTCGACGTGGCCGCAGCCGCAGGTCTGCACGGCTGCCGACTGCACAGCCATGGAGGCCGTCACGTCGCCGAGCTGACCCGCGACGGGCAGGCCTGA
- a CDS encoding molybdopterin-dependent oxidoreductase produces MRWRSPLRGPWLTSVFGAVLLVALPVVALTGLLSYLAYAPQLGQAIPGNVGWLRPPPIEWPTSPSWAYQLNQGTHVVLGMAVIPLVLAKLWSVTPKLFAWPPVRSIAHALERLSLLLLVGSILFELVTGVLNIQYDYLFGFSFYVAHYYGAWVFIAAFVAHVCLKLPTMVSSLRSRSFRAELRTPLAETHPEPADADGLVAARPDPPTMSRRGALAMVGGGSALVALLTIGQSIGGAFRPLSVLLPRGRVLGDGPNDFQVNRTAAAARIDPDDTGEAWRLRLSGGPDDVVVDRAQLLAMPQHTADLPIACVEGWSTTQTWTGVRLADLADLAGVGEPSSARVESLQKSGAFRAASLQRNQVLAPDSLLALRVNGADLSDDHGFPARIIVPAMPGVHNTKWVRSIEFRS; encoded by the coding sequence ATGCGCTGGCGCAGCCCCCTGCGCGGACCGTGGCTGACCTCGGTCTTCGGCGCCGTACTCCTGGTCGCGCTGCCGGTGGTCGCACTGACCGGTCTGCTGTCCTACCTCGCCTATGCACCGCAGCTGGGGCAGGCCATTCCCGGGAACGTGGGCTGGCTGCGGCCCCCGCCCATCGAATGGCCGACCTCTCCCTCCTGGGCCTACCAGCTCAACCAGGGCACCCACGTCGTGCTCGGCATGGCGGTCATTCCGCTCGTGCTCGCCAAACTGTGGTCGGTGACGCCGAAGCTCTTCGCATGGCCGCCGGTGCGCTCGATCGCGCACGCTCTCGAGCGGCTGTCGCTGCTCCTGCTCGTCGGCAGCATCCTGTTCGAACTCGTCACCGGCGTGCTGAACATCCAATACGACTACCTCTTCGGGTTCAGCTTCTACGTCGCCCACTACTACGGTGCGTGGGTATTCATCGCCGCCTTCGTCGCTCATGTGTGCCTCAAACTTCCGACGATGGTCTCGTCCCTGCGTTCCCGGTCGTTTCGCGCCGAGCTGCGCACACCGCTTGCCGAGACTCACCCGGAACCGGCCGATGCCGACGGACTGGTGGCCGCTCGCCCGGACCCGCCGACGATGAGTCGTCGCGGTGCGCTGGCCATGGTCGGCGGAGGATCCGCGCTGGTTGCGCTGCTGACCATCGGCCAGTCGATCGGCGGCGCATTCCGGCCGCTGTCCGTGCTGCTGCCCCGAGGGCGCGTCCTCGGCGACGGGCCCAACGACTTCCAGGTGAATCGGACGGCCGCCGCCGCCCGGATCGACCCCGATGACACCGGCGAGGCATGGCGTCTGCGGCTCAGCGGTGGACCCGACGATGTCGTTGTCGATCGCGCGCAGCTGCTGGCGATGCCCCAGCACACCGCCGACCTGCCGATCGCGTGCGTCGAGGGATGGTCGACGACGCAGACCTGGACCGGTGTGCGTCTGGCCGACCTGGCGGACCTGGCCGGTGTCGGCGAACCGTCCTCGGCGCGCGTCGAATCGCTGCAGAAGTCGGGGGCGTTCCGGGCCGCCTCGCTGCAGCGCAATCAGGTGCTCGCACCCGACTCGCTGCTGGCACTGCGCGTCAACGGCGCAGACCTGTCTGACGATCATGGCTTCCCGGCCCGGATCATCGTCCCGGCCATGCCCGGTGTGCACAACACCAAATGGGTGCGCTCGATCGAGTTCAGGAGCTGA
- a CDS encoding S-methyl-5'-thioadenosine phosphorylase, with protein sequence MTESPDVAIIGGSGFYTFLEDPEEIEVETPFGAPSAPVAIGSIAHAGTNRTVAFLPRHGQGHEYPAHRVNYRANMWALRSLGVRQVLAPCAVGGLNPELGPGSLVVPDQLADRTYGRKQTYFDEGACHVSFADPYCPRLRTALLDGLAADREPPIDGGTMVVIEGPRFSTRAESQWYAAQGWDIVNMTGQPEAILARELELCYATTALVTDLDAGIDASHAVAQSEVFEVFAEHTERLKSSLRTVIASLSTDRPCDCSKALDGMTLPLELP encoded by the coding sequence ATGACTGAATCACCCGACGTCGCCATCATCGGCGGCTCCGGCTTCTACACCTTCCTCGAGGATCCCGAGGAGATCGAGGTCGAGACGCCGTTCGGGGCACCATCGGCGCCCGTCGCGATCGGCAGCATCGCCCACGCGGGCACGAACCGGACCGTGGCCTTCCTGCCCCGACACGGTCAGGGCCACGAATACCCGGCTCACCGCGTGAACTACCGCGCCAACATGTGGGCCCTGCGCAGCCTCGGAGTCCGGCAGGTGCTGGCGCCCTGCGCTGTCGGCGGCCTCAACCCCGAACTCGGGCCCGGCTCGCTGGTGGTCCCCGATCAGCTGGCCGACCGGACATACGGACGGAAGCAGACGTACTTCGACGAAGGCGCCTGCCATGTCTCCTTCGCCGACCCGTACTGTCCGCGGCTGCGCACCGCTCTGCTCGACGGGCTCGCCGCCGATCGCGAACCGCCGATCGACGGCGGAACCATGGTGGTCATCGAGGGCCCGCGATTCTCCACCCGGGCAGAGTCCCAGTGGTATGCCGCACAGGGTTGGGACATCGTGAACATGACCGGCCAGCCCGAGGCGATCCTGGCCCGCGAACTCGAGCTGTGCTATGCCACCACAGCATTGGTCACCGACCTCGACGCGGGCATCGACGCCTCACACGCCGTCGCTCAGTCCGAGGTCTTCGAAGTCTTCGCCGAGCACACCGAGCGGTTGAAATCGAGCCTGCGCACCGTGATCGCCTCCCTGTCGACCGACCGGCCGTGCGACTGCTCCAAGGCGTTGGACGGAATGACCCTGCCGCTGGAGCTGCCATGA
- a CDS encoding NAD-dependent epimerase/dehydratase family protein, with protein sequence MKVLLTGAAGFIGRHIHEAATAAGHEVTGVDLMLPQAHGTTAEAPAGVMHGDIRDPHLLDELLADVDVVCHQAATVGNGVDAQDLPGYAAHNDLGTATLLAAMARTQTTRLVLASSMVVYGEGRYTCPVDGDVPPAPREDRRLRLGRFDPLCPRCGGEVEPHLIGEESPFAPRTAYAASKIAQENYAAAWCTLESGRAIALRYHNAYGPGMPADTPYSGVAAIFRSALEHGEPPQVFEDGNQLRDFVHVTDLARANVAAIDAVGDHPLGVSAYNICSGQTYTIGDMARRLATVMNGPAPVINGRYRSFDVRHVAASPQAAADGLGFEARIGPDEGIAELATAPLRHR encoded by the coding sequence ATGAAGGTGCTGCTGACAGGCGCCGCCGGATTCATCGGACGCCACATCCATGAGGCCGCGACCGCCGCGGGCCACGAGGTCACCGGCGTCGACCTCATGCTTCCGCAAGCCCACGGGACCACCGCCGAGGCGCCTGCCGGGGTGATGCACGGCGACATCCGAGATCCGCACCTCCTCGACGAGCTGCTCGCCGATGTCGACGTCGTCTGCCATCAGGCCGCCACCGTCGGCAACGGCGTCGATGCCCAGGACCTGCCCGGCTACGCCGCCCACAACGATCTCGGCACCGCTACCCTGCTGGCGGCGATGGCCCGGACTCAGACGACTCGTCTGGTGCTGGCTTCGTCCATGGTCGTCTACGGCGAAGGACGATACACCTGCCCTGTCGACGGCGATGTGCCGCCGGCACCACGGGAGGACAGGCGACTGCGGTTGGGCCGCTTCGACCCGCTGTGCCCACGCTGCGGAGGCGAGGTCGAGCCCCACCTGATCGGCGAAGAGTCACCCTTTGCGCCGCGCACGGCCTATGCCGCGTCGAAGATCGCTCAGGAGAACTATGCCGCCGCCTGGTGCACCTTGGAATCGGGCCGCGCCATCGCTCTGCGCTACCACAACGCCTACGGGCCCGGCATGCCGGCGGACACTCCCTATTCCGGGGTCGCAGCCATCTTCCGCTCGGCGCTCGAACACGGAGAGCCGCCGCAGGTCTTCGAGGACGGCAATCAGCTCCGGGACTTCGTTCACGTCACCGACCTCGCCCGTGCGAACGTCGCCGCGATCGACGCGGTCGGGGACCACCCTCTCGGAGTGAGCGCCTACAACATCTGCTCGGGGCAGACCTACACGATCGGTGACATGGCCCGACGACTGGCCACGGTGATGAACGGCCCGGCACCGGTGATCAACGGCCGGTACCGGTCCTTCGACGTCCGGCACGTCGCCGCCTCCCCGCAGGCAGCTGCCGACGGCCTGGGCTTTGAGGCCAGGATCGGTCCCGACGAGGGCATCGCCGAACTCGCAACGGCACCGCTGCGCCATCGTTGA